A genomic segment from Pseudosulfitobacter sp. DSM 107133 encodes:
- the lpdA gene encoding dihydrolipoyl dehydrogenase, producing MASYDVIIIGSGPGGYVCAIRCAQLGLKVACVEGRDTLGGTCLNVGCIPSKALLHASHMLHEAEHNFAEMGLKGKSPSVDWKQMLTYKQSTVDTNTKGIGFLFKKNKVDWLKGWGSIPEAGKVKVGDEVHEAKNIIIATGSEAASLPGVEVDEKVVVTSTGALELGKVPKSLVVIGAGVIGLELGSVYARLGSEVTVVEYLDAITPGMDPEVQKTFQRMLTKQGLKFIMGAAVQKTEATKTKAKVHYKLRKDDSEHVLDADVVLVATGRKPYVDGLGLEGLGVEMTKRGQIKVGKDWQTSVPGVYAIGDVIEGPMLAHKAEDEGMAAAEQVAGKHGHVNYGVIPGVIYTHPEVANVGETEATLKEAGRAYKVGKFSFMGNARAKAVFAGDGFVKILADKETDRILGCHIIGPGAGDLIHEVCVAMEFGASAEDLAMTCHAHPTYSEAVREAALACGDGPIHM from the coding sequence ATGGCATCCTACGACGTTATCATCATCGGCTCCGGCCCCGGCGGCTATGTCTGCGCCATCCGTTGCGCGCAACTGGGCCTGAAAGTGGCCTGCGTCGAAGGGCGTGACACGCTGGGCGGCACCTGCCTGAACGTCGGCTGCATCCCGTCCAAGGCATTGCTGCACGCATCCCACATGCTGCACGAGGCCGAGCACAACTTTGCCGAAATGGGCCTGAAGGGCAAAAGCCCCTCGGTCGACTGGAAGCAGATGCTGACCTACAAACAGTCCACCGTCGACACCAACACCAAAGGCATCGGATTCCTGTTCAAAAAGAACAAGGTCGACTGGCTGAAAGGCTGGGGCTCGATCCCCGAGGCGGGCAAGGTCAAGGTTGGTGACGAGGTCCACGAGGCCAAGAACATCATCATCGCCACCGGCTCCGAGGCGGCGTCGCTGCCCGGCGTCGAAGTGGACGAAAAGGTCGTCGTGACCTCCACCGGCGCGCTGGAGCTGGGCAAGGTGCCGAAATCCCTCGTTGTGATCGGCGCGGGCGTGATCGGGCTGGAACTGGGCAGCGTTTATGCGCGTCTGGGGTCCGAGGTAACCGTCGTGGAATATCTGGACGCGATCACCCCCGGCATGGACCCCGAGGTTCAGAAAACCTTCCAGCGGATGCTGACCAAGCAGGGCCTGAAGTTCATCATGGGCGCTGCCGTGCAAAAGACCGAAGCGACCAAGACCAAGGCAAAGGTGCATTACAAACTGCGCAAGGACGACAGCGAACACGTGCTGGACGCCGATGTGGTTCTGGTGGCAACAGGCCGCAAGCCTTACGTCGACGGGCTGGGCCTCGAGGGTCTGGGCGTCGAGATGACCAAACGCGGTCAGATCAAGGTGGGCAAGGACTGGCAGACCAGCGTGCCGGGCGTCTACGCCATCGGCGACGTGATCGAAGGGCCGATGCTGGCGCACAAGGCCGAGGACGAAGGCATGGCCGCCGCCGAGCAGGTCGCGGGCAAGCATGGGCACGTCAACTATGGCGTGATCCCCGGCGTGATCTACACCCACCCCGAAGTCGCCAATGTCGGCGAAACCGAGGCCACGCTGAAAGAAGCGGGCCGCGCGTACAAGGTCGGCAAGTTCAGCTTCATGGGCAACGCCCGCGCCAAGGCCGTGTTCGCAGGCGACGGTTTTGTGAAGATCCTGGCCGACAAGGAAACCGACCGCATTCTGGGCTGCCACATCATCGGCCCCGGTGCCGGCGACCTGATCCACGAGGTGTGCGTTGCGATGGAATTCGGCGCGTCGGCCGAAGATCTGGCCATGACCTGCCACGCGCATCCAACCTATTCGGAGGCCGTGCGCGAAGCGGCGCTGGCCTGCGGCGACGGTCCGATCCACATGTGA
- a CDS encoding MAPEG family protein produces MTPLLLTLALAGLLHIAQFVTASTMANMDVGPGYTTSPRDRAPSRPMRNATARMLRAYDNNVQMFPFFAAAVFLIHLTDQVSAVTLGAAWVYLAARALYIPAYALGWRPWRSYIWLVAMACVTVLFIAALI; encoded by the coding sequence ATGACGCCCCTCCTCCTCACCCTCGCCCTCGCCGGCCTGTTGCACATCGCGCAATTCGTCACGGCCTCAACAATGGCGAACATGGATGTGGGGCCGGGCTATACCACCAGCCCGCGCGACCGCGCGCCCAGCCGCCCGATGCGCAATGCCACGGCGCGGATGCTGCGGGCCTATGACAACAACGTGCAGATGTTCCCGTTCTTTGCCGCCGCCGTGTTCCTGATCCACCTGACGGATCAGGTCAGCGCAGTGACACTGGGGGCCGCTTGGGTCTATCTGGCCGCCCGTGCGCTTTATATCCCCGCCTATGCGCTGGGATGGCGGCCGTGGCGGTCCTATATCTGGCTGGTGGCCATGGCCTGCGTCACCGTACTTTTCATCGCCGCCCTGATCTAG